ATCGATCCGGAGGCGTTTTTTCGTACTTATAACGAAGGCAAAGCCTCCGGTCCATACAGACTGGAGGCTTTGCCTTACGTTAGGGTGTATAGCGGGCGAATTGCTTAACCGACTGCGATCCAGGACAACAGCCCTTCGGGGAGAGAACCGACGTGGATTTTCGTAATCGTGAGCTTCGCCGATTGATTCGTTACAGCGCCGATGGAAGCATAACACGAATGGTGGTTCGTGTTCGCTACAATCGTATAGTCGGCGTGATCGAAGCTCTGCGGGAAGAGGATCTCCACCTCAACCGATGCGTCGAGCGGGCCGAACGAAAACCGGGCCGATCCGAATTGCATGTTGACCGCCCGCGCTTGCGGAGATCGGACAACGTTCGTTGCGAGCTTCTCCGCTCCAACGGAGCCGTCTCGAATATGACGGGAGGTTACGGCGCCGTCTGCGATCTTGTTCTCCGTAACTTGGGAATCGCCGAGATGATTCGCCGCGATCGACGAAGGAGACAATAAGTCCGAAGTTATGCTCTGTTTCGCGATTTTATCGTTCGTTACCGAACCGTTCGCAAGATGCTCCGTCATTACGCATTCTTCGGAGAGATGGTCGGATCGAACGGACGCCGAAGCGATATGAATGTCTTGAACGGAGGCATCGGCAAGATGCACTCCGGTTACGGCGCATTCTTGAATCGTTTCGCTGGCGACGGATCTTGCTTGAAGATGTTCTTCTCCGATGCTATTCGTAGCGAGTTTGGATCCGTCGATACTACCGGCTTGAATGTCGAGCGTTCCTTCGGCGAGATGCGAACGAGTCACGGAACCGTTCCGCAGCTCGAGAGAACCGATGGCGCCTTCTTCGATGTGCTCGGACCCAATCGATCGGGCAGCGATTTTGTCGGCGGTTACGGCACCAGGGGCGATATGCTCCCCGCTCACGCTTCCCGAAGCAAGCTTGGATCCGACGATGCTGCCGTCCTCGATGTCAAGCGTTCCCTCGGCGAGGTGCGAGCGGGTGACCGAACCGAATTGAATATGGAGCGAGCCGATGGCGCCTTCCTCAATGTGCTTGGAACCGATCGAAGACGAAGCAATTTTTTCGGCGGTGACGGCCCCCGAGGCGATATGCTCCCCGCTGACGCTTCCCGAAGCAAGCTTGGATCCGACGATGCTGCCGTCCTCGATGTCAAGCGTTCCCTCAGCGAGGTGCGAACGAGTGACGGACCCGGCTTGCAGTTGGAGCGAGCCGATGGCGCCCTCTTCAATGTGCTCGGAACCGATCGAAGACGAAGCGATTTTTTCGGCGGTGACGGCCCCCGAGGCAATATGCTCTTCGCTGACGCTGCCCGAAGCAAGCTTGGATCCGACGATGCTGCCGTCCTCGATGTCGAGCGTTCCCTCGGCGAGATGCGAGCGGGTGACGGAACCGGTCTGCAGTTGGAGCGAGCCGATAGCGCCCTCTTCAATGTGATCGGAACGGATCGATGACGAAGCGATCTTGTCGGCGGTGACGGCCCCCGGGGCAATATGTTCTTCGCTGACGCTGCTCAAGGCAAGCTTGGATCCGTCGATGGTGCCGTCCTCGATGTCGAGCGTTCCCTCGGCGAGATGCGAACGAGTGACGGAACCGGCCTGCAGTTGGAGCGAGCCGATGGCGCCCTCTTCAATGTGCTCGGAACCGATCGAAGACGAAGCGATTTTTTCGGCGGTGACGGCCCCCGAGGCAATATGCTCTTCGCTGACGCTGCCCGAGGCTAGCTTGGATCCGTCGATGCTGCCGACTTCGATGTCGAGCGTTCCCTCGGCGAGATGCGAGCGGGTGACCGAACCGAATTGAATATGAAGCGAGCCGATGGCACCCTCTTCGATATGCTCGGACCCGATCGAAGACGAAGCGATCTTGTCGCCGGTGACGGCCCCCGGGGCGATATGCGCTTCGCTGACGGTGCCCGAGGCAAGCTTGGATCCGTCGATGCTGCCATTCTCGATGTCGAGCGTTCCCTCGGCGAGATGCGAGCGGGTGACCGAACCGAATTGAATATGAAGCGAGCCGATGGCGTCTTCTTCAATGTGTTCGGACCCGATCGAAGACAAAGCGATCTTTTCACTTGTAACGGCCCCTGGAAGAATATGCTCCTCATAGACGCTATCAACGGCAAGTTTAGATCCGTCGATGCTGCCGTCTTCGATGTCGAGCGTTCCCTCGACAAGATGCGCACGAGAAATCGAGCCGGGTTGCAATTGCAGCGAACCGACGGCGCCATCCTCGAGATGTTCGGCGCGGATCGATAAAGGGGCGATTTTCTCGCCGGTGACGGCCTCGTCTCGAAGATGCTCTTCGGCGATGGAGCCCGCTGCAAGTTTGGTCCCGTCGATGCTTCCGGACTGCACATGCACTCCCTCGATGGCACCCTTCCGTAGCTGCGCGGAGCCGATGGTTCCTTCCGCGAGATGCTCGGAGCGAATCGCGCCGGATGTGATATTCCGCGAGGAGACGGCATTATCCGACAAATGCTTATTCAATATCGACGTTTCCGCTATATGTTCGGACAGAACCGCGGCGGGACGAAGGTGAATGCTCTGTACGGATTGATAGGCCAAGTGTTTCCCAAGTACATTTTCCGCGGTCAGATGAATGGACTTTACGGAATGCTCGGCTAAGTGATCGCTCTTCACCGCGCCGTCTTGCAAGTGAGATTCGGAAATCGAAGCCGGCGCGATGTGCGTTCCCGTGATGGAGTCGTTCGCGACATGTTCGGATCGAACCGCGCCGGACGCCAGTTTCTCGGCATCGACTGCGCCGGGTTGCAGCGATACGCTCGACACGCTTCCCGGAGTCAAGTGCTCCGCACGGATCAACTGCTCGGCAAGGTGCTCGCCGGTGACGGCTCCGACATCGATATGGGCGGAGCCGACGGAGCCCGGAGCGATCTTATCCGAGGTGACGATTTCAGGGCTCAAATGGCGGTTGTGAATGGAGAGCGCGCGCAGCTTCTCCCCGGAGATGATGCCGTCGGCTAGCTTCTCTACCGTGAAGACGCCTTCGTCCAGATGCGCGGCCTTGATGGAGCCGGGCGAAAGATGGTACCCGCGAATCGATTCCGCGGCGATATGCTCGGAGAGAATGGCGTCCTCCGCGATTTTGTCGCCGGTAACGGCTCGTTCCGTTATCTTCTCGGTGCCGATCGACCGACGTGCGATATGAACGGATTCGACGGCGGAAGGCGCGATATGCTCGGAGAGGATCGTCGATTTCGCAATCTTATCGCCGGTGACGGCGTCATCGGCAAGGTGGGAGGTCGAGACCGATTCCGACGCAAGCTTGGAAGAGGTGACGCCTTCCTCCGCCAGATGCTTCGTCCCCACGGCCGAGTCGTCGATATGGCGAGCTTTCACGGCACCCGGCGCAAGCTTCGCGTCGTTCACGGCTTCGTCCGCGATCGACGGGGTAAGGACGGAGCTGCGTTGCAGGTGCACCGATACAATGCTGTTCGGAGAGAGATGACTGCTGACGATAGCTCCTTCGCACAGGTGATCGCGCGTCACGCTCGAAGTCGATAAGTGATGTTTTTCGATCGCGCCGAGAGCCAGCTTCTCGGAGGTGATGGCTCCGTCGGACAATTTCTCGGACGTCACCGAGCCGGCCGCGAGTTTATCGGAGGTGACGGATTGCGCCGAGAGCTTATCGTTCGTTACGGCATGCTGGGCGAGGTGCGGTGTCGTGACGGCTTCATGCCTCAGATGTAAGGCGGAGATACTGTCCGGCGCCACCTTGCTCCCCGTGACGGCACGATTTTGCAGCATGGCGGACGAAACCGCCTCATCCTGGATATGGTCGAAAGTGACGGATCCGGACTTGATATGAATCGATCCGACGGAATTCTCCGCCAGCTTCGCGTCCGTTACCGCATGATCGGAAAGTTTCTCCGTCGTGACGGAATCGTTCCCGAGCTTGATCGAATTCACCGCGCCGTTGGCGAGATGGGCGGATTGAATCGAGCTGACCGACAGCTTGCTTGCTGTAATAGATCCGTCCTGCATCAGACTGCCCGAGATCGACTGCGGCGCCAGATGGGCGGTCGTGATCGACCCTTCCGCAATCTTATGGGAGTCGATCGCTTTGTCGGCCAGCTTCTCGGACGTAATGCAGCCGTCTATTAGGTGGTGTCCTTGGATGGAACGGTGCGCGAGCTTATCCGCGGTGACGGAATGGTTCGCCAGATGCCGCTGATCGACCGCGTGATCGGCGATTTTGCGGGAGGTTACGCTGCCGTCCGCGATTTTTACTTCCTTTATAATATAGTCCTGCAATTCGTCCGTACCGATACCCGACAATTTTATCTTCTTGCCGTCGATCGTGCGGTTTTGAATCTTGTCGTTCGTGACGGCTTGATCGGAAATATCGTCGGTGTAAATGATCGGTCCGTCGACGACTTCCCTTCGTTTCTCGATTTCGATGGCGGACTCTTTAAATTCAACCTTCTTCTTCTCGGTCCCGGCGTTGCGCTTTGCCGGCGGGCTCGCGCTGGCGGCCGACAGCGAAGCGCGCGGCTCTTCCTGAGTATCCTGCATCGAATCCACATCCGGATCCGCGCTCAGCCAATTCATCTCGTTGATGCGGTCCGGCCATCGAGTCGATTTCCTCGGTCTCTTCCTCATTCGTGAATTTGCTCCTTTCGCACCTTTCTACAGCAAGATATGCATTTGCCTAAAGGACGGAAACGGGAAAAGGAAAAACGTTCGCATTATTTTACGGCCATAAAATGGTAAATGATGGTATGCATAAACTATTTGAAGATTTCCTTGACGTCCGCCTATAAAATTTGATATTATAGTGAGCGTTGGTCTGTGACTGTGCGATGATGCGAGAGGTTGCCGACACACCCGGCCCCTTTGCCATGAAGTGGGTATGCGGTGTTCAAGAGCAGTCGGAGAATTTTCGCGGAGTATGTCCGATTACAAAATTGGGCGATAGAAGGAGGGATTTTCACCATGGCGAAGCAAAAGATTCGTATCCGTTTGAAGGCGTACGATCACAGAGTTCTTGACCAGTCCGCGGAGAAAATCGTCGACACGGCAAAGCGTTCCGGAGCAGGCGTTTCCGGTCCGATTCCGTTGCCGACGGAGAAGCAAATCATCACGATCTTGCGCGCGGTGCACAAGTACAAGGATTCCCGGGAGCAGTTCGAAATGCGTACGCATAAGCGTCTGATCGACATTGTCAACCCGACGCCGCAAACTGTCGACGCTTTGATGCGCTTGGACTTGCCGTCCGGTGTAGATATCGAAATCAAGCTCTAATTCAAGAGCGATCAAGGCAACACGCGTATATAACGCAAACCATCATTTACTTATAGGGCGAAAAGAGGTGTCAACATGACAAAAGGTATCTTAGGAAAGAAACTGGGCATGACGCAGGTGTTTACCGAAGACGGCAACGTCGTACCGGTAACGGTCATCCAAGCAGGACCTTGCGTAGTTCTTCAGAAGAAGGACGGCGAGAATGACGGCTATACCGCGATCCAGCTCGGCTTCGACGAGAAGAAAGAGAAGAACACTACGAAACCGGCGCTTGGCCACGTGAAGAAGGCTGGCACGACTCCTAAGCGCTACATTAAAGAATTCCGCGATGTCGACTTGTCTCAATACGAAGTTGGCCAGGTGGTTTCGGCCGACCTGTTCGCGGAAGGCGAGTATGTTGACGTGACGGGAACTTCCAAGGGCCGCGGAACGCTCGGCGCGATCCAACGCTGGAACATGAGCCGCGGACCGATGTCCCACGGTTCCAAGTATCACAGAGGTCAAGGTTCCCTCGCGATTCACCGCGACGCGAACCGCGTACCGAAGGGCAAGAAGATGGCGGGCCGCACGGGTAACGAGACGGTTACGCTGCAAAATCTCAAGGTCGTTAAAGTAGACACGGAGCGCAACGTTCTGTTGATCAGCGGTTCCATCCCTGGCGCGAAGAACAGCTACGTGAAAATCGCTTCGGCCATTAAGAAATAAGAAAGGAGGAGCATCCATGCCGAAAGTTGCTTTATATAACGCAAGCGGCGCCCAAGTGGGCGAAGTCGAATTGGCGGATACGGTATTCGGCGTCGAGCCGAACAAATACGTAATGCACGACGCGGTGTTGCTGCAGCAGGCTTCCCTGCGCGCCGGCACGCACAAGACGAAGGGTCGCAGCGAAGTGCGCGGCGGCGGTCGCAAGCCTTGGAAACAAAAAGGCACAGGCCGCGCGCGTCAAGGCTCCATTCGTTCTCCGCAATGGAAAGGCGGCGGTATCGTCTTCGGACCGACTCCGCGCAGCTACGGTTTCAAACTGCCGAAGAAAGTTCGTCGTCTGGCGCTGAAATCCGCGCTCTCTTCGAAAGTGATCGACAACGAAATCATCGTTCTCGACGCGCTCTCGATCGCGGCGCCGAAGACGAAGGAAATCAAGGCGATTTTGAACAACCTGAAGATCGACCGCAAGGCGCTTGTCGTCACGGCTGAATACGACGATAACGTAGCATTGTCCGTACGGAACTTGCCGAACGCGAAGTTCGTATCGGCGGAAGGCATCAACGTGCTCGACGTACTCGGTTACGACAAGCTCATCATCACGAAGGATGCCGCCAAGAAAGTCGAGGAGGTGTTCGCGTAATGAAGAGCCCATATGATATTATCCGTCGCCCGATCATCACGGAGCGTACGAGCGAGCTGATGGAAGACAAGAAATACGTCTTCGAAGTCGATCGTCGCGTGAATAAGACGGAAATCAAACAAGCGGTCGAAGCGATCTTCCAAGTGAAGGTCACGAGCGTTAACACGATCAACGTCGCAGCCAAGCCGAAGCGCTACGGCCGTTACAACGGCTACACTTCCGAGTGGAAGAAAGCCATCGTTACGCTTAGCCCGGACAGCAAAGAACTCGCGTTCTTCGAAACGGCGGAATAACACTCTTTAAAGAAGGAGGGAAACCAGATGCCAATCAAAAGTTTTAAACCGTATACGGCGTCGCGCCGTCAGATGACGGTCAACGCGTTCTCGGAAATCACGACGGACCAGCCGGAGAAATCCTTGCTTGCGCCGCTCATGAACAAAGCGGGCCGCAACAACCAAGGTAAAATCACGACTCGTCACCACGGCGGCGGTCACAAGCGGAAATACCGGATCATCGACTTCAAGCGCAACAAGGACGGCGTTCCTGGACGCGTGGCGACGATCGAATACGATCCGAACCGTACGGCGAACATCGCTTTGATCAACTACGTCGACGGCGAGAAGCGCTACATCCTCGCGCCGAAGGGCTTGAAGGTAGACGACGTGATCGTCTCCGGTCCGGACGCCGACATCAAAGTGGGCAACTCGTTGCCGATGGAGAACATTCCGGTCGGTACCGTGATCCACAACATCGAGCTGAAGCCGGGCAAGGGCGGCCAGTTGGTCCGCGCTGCAGGCACGGAAGCTCAATTGCTCGGTAAAGAAGAAACTTACGTCATCGTTCGCTTGTCTTCCGGCGAGATGCGCCGCATTCTCAAGGTGTGCCGCGCGACGATCGGTTCCGTAGGCAACGAAGACCACGAGTTGATCAACATCGGTAAAGCCGGCCGCAGCCGTTGGATGCGCAAGCGCCCGACCGTCCGCGGTGTCGTCATGAACCCGAACGATCACCCGCACGGCGGCGGCGAAGGTCGCGCACCGATCGGCCGCAAGTCTCCGATGTCCCCGTGGGGCAAGAAGACGCTTGGCGCGAAGACTCGGAAGAAGAACAAAGCATCCGACAAATATATCGTTCGTCGCCGCACGAAGTAATCGGCGCACCGCGAACGAACCTAAGCCTGGAAGGGAGGATCATCCATGGGCCGCAGCTTAAAGAAAGGGCCGTTCATCGACGGCTACCTGCTTAAGAAAGTCGAAGAACTGAACGCGTCCGGCAAGAAGGTCGTCATCAAGACTTGGTCCCGCCGCTCGACGGTATTCCCGCAATTCGTGGGTCATACGTTCGGCGTATACGACGGCCGCAAGCACGTTCCGGTTTACGTAACGGAGGACATGGTTGGCCACAAGCTCGGCGAATTCGCGCCGACGCGGACGTACAAGGGTCATACCGACGACGACAAGAAAACCGGAAGAAGATAACAATTCGAACGACCAGCGGGAAAAGGGTGCGCGATAAGCGGATCGTTTTCCCCAATACGGACAAGGTCACTCGAGAGGAGGGTACTATCTCGTGGAAGCGAAAGCACATTTGAGTCATGTTCGCATCACGGCACGGAAAGCGCGCCTGGTGCTCGATCTCATTCGCGGCAAGCAGGTGGGCGAAGCGATCTCCATCCTTCGTCATACGCCTCGCGGCGCATCGCCGGTCATCGAGAAGTTGTTGAACTCGGCCATCGCCAACGCGGAACATAACTACAACTTGGATCCGAACAAATTGGTCATCTCCCAAGCGTATGCTAACGAAGGGCCGACCATGAAGCGGATGCAACCGCACGCGCAAGGCCGCGCATTCTCGATCTTCAAGCGCACGAGCCACATCACGCTCGCGGTTAAGGAACAATAATACTTCACCAATAAGGAGGGAAACGTGTGGGTCAAAAAGTCAGCCCGGTAGGACTCCGAATCGGAATTATCCGCGATTGGGAATCGAAATGGTACGCCGACAAGGAGTTCGGCAAACTCCTGATCGAAGATGTCAAAATCCGTGAGTTCCTCAAGAATAAATTGAAAGAATGCTCCGTATCCCGCATCGACATCGAGCGCGCGGCGAACCGCGTGAACGTCACTATTCATACGGCGAAGCCCGGAATGGTTATCGGTAAAGGCGGAGCGGAAGTCGAAGTCATCCGCGGTCAACTCGCGAAGATGACGGACAAGAAAGTCCACATCAACATCTCCGAAATCAAGAACGCCGAATTGGACGCGATTCTTGTCGCGGAATCGATCGCGCAGCAGCTTGAGCGCCGCGTCTCGTTCCGTCGCGCAATGAAGCAAGCGATCCAACGCACGCTGCGTTCCGGCGCGAAGGGGATCAAGACTTCGGTCAGCGGTCGTCTCGGCGGCGCGGAAATCGCGCGTACGGAAGGCTATAGCGAAGGCACGGTGCCGCTGCACACGCTGCGCGCCGACATCGATTACGGTACGGCGGAAGCGCACACGACCTACGGACGCATCGGCGTTAAAGTATGGATCTATCGCGGCGAAGTTCTGCCTGCTGCAAAGCGGAGAACGAAGAAGGAAGGAGAGCAATAAACCATGTTACTTCCTAAACGCGTCAAATACCGCAAAGAACAACGCGGCAGCATGAAGGGCCGCGCGAAAGGCGGTACTGAAGTCGCATTCGGCGAATACGGTTTGCAGGCGCTCGAGCCGGCTTGGGTGACCAACCGCCAGATCGAAGCGGCACGTATCGCAATGACCCGTTACATCAAGCGGGGCGGTAAAGTATGGATTAAAATCTTCCCTTCCAAGCCGATTACGCAAAAGCCGCTTGAAGTCCGGATGGGTAGCGGTAAAGGTAACGTCGAGAAGTGGGTTGCTGTCGTAAAACCAGGCAAGATCTTATTCGAACTCGCCGGGGTGAGCGAAGAGATCGCTCGCGAGGCTATGAGACTCGCGTCGCACAAACTTCCGATCAAGACGAAGTTCGTGAAGCGCGAAGAATTGGGTGGTGAAGCAAATGAAAGCTAATGACCTTCGCAACTTGACCACTGCCGAAATCGAACAAAAAGTAGCGGGTTATAAAGAAGAGTTGTTCAACCTCCGCTTTCAACTGGCGACCGGCCAATTGGATAACCCAACCCGGATCAGAGAAGTGCGCAAAGAAATCGCCCGCGCGAAGACGGTTTTGCGCGAGCGCGAACTCGGGATCGGATCCTAATCGAGAGGAGGCTTGAGCAGTGACTGAACGTAACCTTCGAAAAGAGCAGATCGGCAAAGTCGTCAGCGATAAGATGGATAAGACGATCGTCGTTGCGGTAGAGACGTACAAGAAGCACGAACTCTATCACAAGCGGATTAAGTATACGAAGAAGTTCAAAGCTCACGACGAAACGAACGAAGCGAAAATCGGCGACACGGTCCGCATCATGGAGACGCGCCCGTTGTCCAAAGACAAGCGCTGGAGACTCGTCGAAATCGTGGAAAAAGCGGTAATCGTGTAAGCAACATTACGGTTTGAACGCATGCGAAAGGAGGTCACAACGTGATCCAACCATTTAGCCGTTTGAAAGTGGCCGACAACTCCGGGGCGAAAGAATTGATGTGTATCCGCGTGTTGGGCGGCACGGGTCGTCGTGCAGCGCATATCGGCGACTTGATCGTATGTTCCGTCAAGGAAGCAACACCAGGTGGCGTTGTCAAGAAGGGCGACGTCGTTAAGGCGGTTATCGTCCGCACGGTTCGCGGCGCACGCCGGAAAGACGGTTCTTACATCTCGTTCGACGAGAACGCAGCCGTGATCGTGAAGGAAGACAAGAGCCCGCGCGGCACTCGTATTTTCGGACCGGTCGCTCGCGAACTTCGCGATCGCGATTTCATGAAGATCGTATCTTTGGCTCCCGAGGTTATCTAATCCGGGGCATCGGACCTTAAGTCGATAGAAACCGTGTAACACAGGAGGTGTAAACATGCCTAGATTGAAGAAGATCCTCGAAAGCCACAACAACAAATTGCACGTGAAGAAGGACGATACGGTCATCGTCATCACGGGTAAAGATAAAGGCAAGAAGGGCCGGATCATCGCTTCGTACCCGCGTGAAAACCGCGTTCTCGTAGAAGGCGTGAACATGGTGAAGAAGCACACGAAGCCGAACCCGGCGAATCCGCAAGGCGGCATCATCGAACAAGAAGCTCCGATTCACGCTTCGAACGTGATGCACATCGACCCGAAGAGCGGCAAGCCGACTCGGATCGGTTACAAGACGCTTGATAACGGCAAAAAAGTACGCGTCGCCAAGAAATCCGGCGAAGTGATCGACTAACTACCCCGCGTAGGAAGGAGGACAATGCAACCATGGCAGCAAGACTGAAAGAGAAGTTCTTGAACGAAGTGACTCCTGCATTGATGCAGAAGTTCAGCTATCAATCGGTAATGCAAGTGCCGAAGATCGAGAAGGTCGTCATCAACATGGGCGTGGGCGACGCAGCAGGCAACGCGAAGCTGCTCGACGCGGCTGTGGAAGAGATGCAAACGATCGCCGGTCAGAAGCCGATCATTACGAAGGCGAAGAAATCCATCGCAGGCTTCAAGCTTCGCGAAGGCATGCCGATCGGCGTGAAGGTTACCCTCCGCGGCGACCGCATGTATTTCTTCTTGGATAAGCTCTTCAACATCGCGCTTCCGCGCGTCCGCGACTTCCGCGGCGTGTCCTCGAAAGCGTTCGACGGCCGCGGCAACTACACGCTGGGCCTCAAAGAACAACTGATCTTCCCGGAAATCGAGTACGACAAGGTCGACAAGATCCGCGGCATGGACATCGTTATCGTTACGACGGCGAAGTCCGACGAAGAATCTCGCGAGCTTCTCTCTCAAATGGGAATGCCATTCGTTAAGTAAGACCAACTCCACCTAAACGGAGGTGAACCACGCAAGTGGCAAAAACATCGATGAAAGTAAAGCAACAACGTAAGCCGAAGTTCAAAGTTCAAGCTTACACGCGTTGCGAACGCTGCGGACGCCCGCACTCTGTGCTGCGGAAATTCCATATTTGCCGGATTTGCTTCCGCGAATTGGCATACAAAGGTCAAATCCCCGGCGTGAAAAAGGCCAGCTGGTAAAAACCCTGACGAGGGAAGGAGGTACGTGATTCATGGTTATGTCCGATCCGATTGCAGATATGTTGACACGCATTCGCAACGCGAACACGGTCCGTCACGAGACGGTCGAAATCCCGGCATCCAAGATTAAGCGCGAAATCGCCGAAATCTTAAAGCAAGAGGGTTTCGTGCGCGACGCGGAATACGTTAACGACAATAAACAGGGGATCATCCGCCTGTTCTTGAAATACGGCCAGAATAACGAGCGCGTTATTACGGGTCTGAAGCGAATCAGCAAGCCGGGCCTTCGCGTCTATGCGAAGTCCAACGAACTTCCGCGCGTCTTGGGCGGTTTGGGTATCGCGATCATCTCGACATCCAAAGGCTTGATGACCGACAAAGCGGCTCGTCAATCGAAGAGCGGCGGAGAAGTCGTCTGCTACGTGTGGTAATTCAGCAACACAAGAAACGGAGGTGCAACGCAAGATGTCCCGTATTGGACGCAAACCGATTGCAGTTCCGAACGGCGTAACGGTCACCCTCGACAACCGTACGATTACGGTGAAAGGGCCGAAAGGCACGCTGTCCCGCGAACTGCATAAAGATATGAAAATCAACGTGGCGGAAAACGAAATCCTCGTAGAACGCCCATCCGATCACAAGCTGCATCGTTCCTTGCACGGTACGACTCGCAGCGTGATCGCGAACATGATCATCGGCGTAACGGACGGATACGCGAAGACGCTCGAGCTCGTCGGCGTCGGTTACCGCGCGAACAAGACAGGCGAGAAGCTTGTCCTGAACGTAGGCTACTCGCATCCGGTCGAGATCGTTCCGGAAGGCGTGGAATTCGAAGTTCCCGCACAAAACCGCATTATCGTTCGCGGCATCGACAAGGAACTCGTCGGCGCATACGCGGCGAAAGTACGCTCCGTGCGCGAGCCTGAGCCGTACAAAGGCAAAGGCATCAAATACGAAGGCGAACGCATTATCCGTAAAGAGGGTAAAGCGGGCGGCAAGAAGAAGTAATCGATCCAGCGCCGCGTAGCGGCAAGCGATCAAGCATGAGAGGAGTGAAAGTAAGCTCATGATTACGAAAGGCGATAAGAATAAAACTCGTAAAGTGCGCCATTTCCGCGTTCGGAAGAAAATCACCGGTACGGCGGAGCGCCCTAGACTGAACGTATTCCGCTCTTCGAAGCACATCTACGCGCAAATCATCGACGACGTCAAAGGCGTAACATTGGCAGCAGCCTCGACGCTCGACAAGGATTTGGAAGGCGTAGGCAACGGAGGCAACGTGGAGGCGGCTCGCAAGGTCGGCGAAGCGATCGCGAAGAAGGCGCAAGCGGCAGGTCTGAAGAACGTCGTATTCGATCGCGGCGGGTACTTGTACCACGGCCGGATCCAGGCGCTCGCGGACGCGGCTCGCGAAGCCGGTTTGGAATTCTAATCTCACAAACAAGGAGGGTTATGCTTGCGCATTGATCCGAATACAGTAGGCGAATTGACGGAGAAGGTCGTAACGATCAACCGCGTCGCTAAAGTCGTAAAAGGCGGACGCCGTTTCAGCTTCAGCGCGCTGGTCGTCGTCGGCGACGGTCAAGGTCATGTCGGCGCCGGCATCGGCAAAGCGGCGGAAGTGCCGGACGCGATTCGCAAAGGCATCGAAGACGCGAAGAAAAATCTTATCAAAATCCCGCTCGTCGGAACGACGATCCCGCACCTCGTTGTGGGTAAGTTCGGCGCAGGTCAAGTGCTTCTGAAGCCCGCTTCCGAAGGTACCGGCGTCATCGCCGGCGGCCCGGTTCGCGCGGTGCTCGAGCTTGCAGGCGTCGGCGACATCCTGACGAAATCGCTTGGCTCGT
This Paenibacillus antri DNA region includes the following protein-coding sequences:
- the rplC gene encoding 50S ribosomal protein L3, whose protein sequence is MTKGILGKKLGMTQVFTEDGNVVPVTVIQAGPCVVLQKKDGENDGYTAIQLGFDEKKEKNTTKPALGHVKKAGTTPKRYIKEFRDVDLSQYEVGQVVSADLFAEGEYVDVTGTSKGRGTLGAIQRWNMSRGPMSHGSKYHRGQGSLAIHRDANRVPKGKKMAGRTGNETVTLQNLKVVKVDTERNVLLISGSIPGAKNSYVKIASAIKK
- the rplW gene encoding 50S ribosomal protein L23, encoding MKSPYDIIRRPIITERTSELMEDKKYVFEVDRRVNKTEIKQAVEAIFQVKVTSVNTINVAAKPKRYGRYNGYTSEWKKAIVTLSPDSKELAFFETAE
- the rplD gene encoding 50S ribosomal protein L4, with translation MPKVALYNASGAQVGEVELADTVFGVEPNKYVMHDAVLLQQASLRAGTHKTKGRSEVRGGGRKPWKQKGTGRARQGSIRSPQWKGGGIVFGPTPRSYGFKLPKKVRRLALKSALSSKVIDNEIIVLDALSIAAPKTKEIKAILNNLKIDRKALVVTAEYDDNVALSVRNLPNAKFVSAEGINVLDVLGYDKLIITKDAAKKVEEVFA
- the rpsJ gene encoding 30S ribosomal protein S10 produces the protein MAKQKIRIRLKAYDHRVLDQSAEKIVDTAKRSGAGVSGPIPLPTEKQIITILRAVHKYKDSREQFEMRTHKRLIDIVNPTPQTVDALMRLDLPSGVDIEIKL
- a CDS encoding WIAG-tail domain; translated protein: MRKRPRKSTRWPDRINEMNWLSADPDVDSMQDTQEEPRASLSAASASPPAKRNAGTEKKKVEFKESAIEIEKRREVVDGPIIYTDDISDQAVTNDKIQNRTIDGKKIKLSGIGTDELQDYIIKEVKIADGSVTSRKIADHAVDQRHLANHSVTADKLAHRSIQGHHLIDGCITSEKLADKAIDSHKIAEGSITTAHLAPQSISGSLMQDGSITASKLSVSSIQSAHLANGAVNSIKLGNDSVTTEKLSDHAVTDAKLAENSVGSIHIKSGSVTFDHIQDEAVSSAMLQNRAVTGSKVAPDSISALHLRHEAVTTPHLAQHAVTNDKLSAQSVTSDKLAAGSVTSEKLSDGAITSEKLALGAIEKHHLSTSSVTRDHLCEGAIVSSHLSPNSIVSVHLQRSSVLTPSIADEAVNDAKLAPGAVKARHIDDSAVGTKHLAEEGVTSSKLASESVSTSHLADDAVTGDKIAKSTILSEHIAPSAVESVHIARRSIGTEKITERAVTGDKIAEDAILSEHIAAESIRGYHLSPGSIKAAHLDEGVFTVEKLADGIISGEKLRALSIHNRHLSPEIVTSDKIAPGSVGSAHIDVGAVTGEHLAEQLIRAEHLTPGSVSSVSLQPGAVDAEKLASGAVRSEHVANDSITGTHIAPASISESHLQDGAVKSDHLAEHSVKSIHLTAENVLGKHLAYQSVQSIHLRPAAVLSEHIAETSILNKHLSDNAVSSRNITSGAIRSEHLAEGTIGSAQLRKGAIEGVHVQSGSIDGTKLAAGSIAEEHLRDEAVTGEKIAPLSIRAEHLEDGAVGSLQLQPGSISRAHLVEGTLDIEDGSIDGSKLAVDSVYEEHILPGAVTSEKIALSSIGSEHIEEDAIGSLHIQFGSVTRSHLAEGTLDIENGSIDGSKLASGTVSEAHIAPGAVTGDKIASSSIGSEHIEEGAIGSLHIQFGSVTRSHLAEGTLDIEVGSIDGSKLASGSVSEEHIASGAVTAEKIASSSIGSEHIEEGAIGSLQLQAGSVTRSHLAEGTLDIEDGTIDGSKLALSSVSEEHIAPGAVTADKIASSSIRSDHIEEGAIGSLQLQTGSVTRSHLAEGTLDIEDGSIVGSKLASGSVSEEHIASGAVTAEKIASSSIGSEHIEEGAIGSLQLQAGSVTRSHLAEGTLDIEDGSIVGSKLASGSVSGEHIASGAVTAEKIASSSIGSKHIEEGAIGSLHIQFGSVTRSHLAEGTLDIEDGSIVGSKLASGSVSGEHIAPGAVTADKIAARSIGSEHIEEGAIGSLELRNGSVTRSHLAEGTLDIQAGSIDGSKLATNSIGEEHLQARSVASETIQECAVTGVHLADASVQDIHIASASVRSDHLSEECVMTEHLANGSVTNDKIAKQSITSDLLSPSSIAANHLGDSQVTENKIADGAVTSRHIRDGSVGAEKLATNVVRSPQARAVNMQFGSARFSFGPLDASVEVEILFPQSFDHADYTIVANTNHHSCYASIGAVTNQSAKLTITKIHVGSLPEGLLSWIAVG